From a single Tachypleus tridentatus isolate NWPU-2018 chromosome 6, ASM421037v1, whole genome shotgun sequence genomic region:
- the LOC143253005 gene encoding WD repeat domain phosphoinositide-interacting protein 4-like isoform X1: MYSHSQEAVIALSFNQDHGCFTCSMEDGLRIYNLEPLSEKAHLDVSVVGSIGICEMLHRTNLLAIVGGGSRPKFAENTVLIWDDLSKKFVLEFTFTSPVLAVCMRRDKLFMVLKTEVHVFSFPNNPKKLFTFETRENPKGLCEVSPLASSERQLLVFPGHKCGSIQLVDLSTTERGMSSAPFTISAHQAEIACIAVNQQGTMVATASKKGTLIRVFDTTKRTQLVELRRGADPATLYCINFSHDSEFLCVSSDKGTVHIFALKNTHLNRRSTFSKMGFLGQYVESQWALANFTVAAECACICAFGSKSSVYAICVDGTFHKYVFTQEGNCNREAFDVYLDVCEDSDF; encoded by the exons ATGTATAGTCATAGTCAAGAAGCTGTAATTGCTTTGAGTTTCAATCAAGATCATG GGTGTTTTACTTGTTCTATGGAAGATGGACTGAGGATATATAACCTAGAACCATTATCAGAAAAAGCTCATCTGG ATGTCTCTGTAGTTGGCAGTATTGGTATTTGTGAGATGCTGCATAGGACTAATTTGTTGGCCATTGTTGGTGGAGGGTCAAGACCTAAGTTTGCTGAAAACACTG ttttgatCTGGGATGATCTAAGTAAAAAGTTTGTGTTAGAATTCACCTTTACTTCACCAGTTCTGGCAGTTTGCATGAGAAGAGACAA GCTTTTTATGGTGTTGAAGACTGAAGTCCATGTTTTTAGTTTTCCAAACAACCCAAAAAAACTGTTTACCTTTGAAACTAGAGAAAATCCCAAAG GTTTATGTGAAGTTAGTCCTTTAGCAAGTTCTGAACGACAGCTGCTAGTATTTCCAGGTCACAAATGTGGTAGTATACAATTAGTG GATCTGTCCACCACTGAGCGTGGAATGTCTAGTGCTCCATTCACAATAAGTGCTCATCAGGCTGAAATTGCTTGCATTGCTGTTAATCAACAAGGAACAATGGTTGCTACTGCTTCAAAAAAG gGTACTCTAATTAGGGTGTTTGACACAACAAAAAGAACCCAGTTAGTAGAACTCAGGAGAGGAGCAGATCCTGCAACACTTTATTG CATAAACTTTAGTCATGACTCAGAATTCTTGTGTGTCTCCAGTGATAAAGGCACCGTCCATATATTTGCTCTAAAAAACACTCATCTGAACCGACGGTCCAC CTTTTCAAAAATGGGATTCCTAGGCCAGTATGTTGAATCTCAGTGGGCACTAGCTAATTTCACAGTGGCAGCCGAATGTGCCTGTATATGTGCCTTTGGATCAAAGTCTTCTGTatatg CTATATGCGTGGATGGGACCTTTCACAAATATGTCTTTACCCAGGAAGGGAACTGTAACCGAGAAGCTTTTGATGTGTATCTGGATGTCTGTGAAGACAGTGATTTTTAA
- the LOC143253005 gene encoding WD repeat domain phosphoinositide-interacting protein 4-like isoform X2 — translation MEDGLRIYNLEPLSEKAHLDVSVVGSIGICEMLHRTNLLAIVGGGSRPKFAENTVLIWDDLSKKFVLEFTFTSPVLAVCMRRDKLFMVLKTEVHVFSFPNNPKKLFTFETRENPKGLCEVSPLASSERQLLVFPGHKCGSIQLVDLSTTERGMSSAPFTISAHQAEIACIAVNQQGTMVATASKKGTLIRVFDTTKRTQLVELRRGADPATLYCINFSHDSEFLCVSSDKGTVHIFALKNTHLNRRSTFSKMGFLGQYVESQWALANFTVAAECACICAFGSKSSVYAICVDGTFHKYVFTQEGNCNREAFDVYLDVCEDSDF, via the exons ATGGAAGATGGACTGAGGATATATAACCTAGAACCATTATCAGAAAAAGCTCATCTGG ATGTCTCTGTAGTTGGCAGTATTGGTATTTGTGAGATGCTGCATAGGACTAATTTGTTGGCCATTGTTGGTGGAGGGTCAAGACCTAAGTTTGCTGAAAACACTG ttttgatCTGGGATGATCTAAGTAAAAAGTTTGTGTTAGAATTCACCTTTACTTCACCAGTTCTGGCAGTTTGCATGAGAAGAGACAA GCTTTTTATGGTGTTGAAGACTGAAGTCCATGTTTTTAGTTTTCCAAACAACCCAAAAAAACTGTTTACCTTTGAAACTAGAGAAAATCCCAAAG GTTTATGTGAAGTTAGTCCTTTAGCAAGTTCTGAACGACAGCTGCTAGTATTTCCAGGTCACAAATGTGGTAGTATACAATTAGTG GATCTGTCCACCACTGAGCGTGGAATGTCTAGTGCTCCATTCACAATAAGTGCTCATCAGGCTGAAATTGCTTGCATTGCTGTTAATCAACAAGGAACAATGGTTGCTACTGCTTCAAAAAAG gGTACTCTAATTAGGGTGTTTGACACAACAAAAAGAACCCAGTTAGTAGAACTCAGGAGAGGAGCAGATCCTGCAACACTTTATTG CATAAACTTTAGTCATGACTCAGAATTCTTGTGTGTCTCCAGTGATAAAGGCACCGTCCATATATTTGCTCTAAAAAACACTCATCTGAACCGACGGTCCAC CTTTTCAAAAATGGGATTCCTAGGCCAGTATGTTGAATCTCAGTGGGCACTAGCTAATTTCACAGTGGCAGCCGAATGTGCCTGTATATGTGCCTTTGGATCAAAGTCTTCTGTatatg CTATATGCGTGGATGGGACCTTTCACAAATATGTCTTTACCCAGGAAGGGAACTGTAACCGAGAAGCTTTTGATGTGTATCTGGATGTCTGTGAAGACAGTGATTTTTAA